CCCCTCCCCGAAGTCATTTTGCTGGACCTGAACATGCCCCGCATGAACGGCATTGAGTTCCTCACCGAGCTGCGCGCCAACCCCGAGTTTCAGCACATTCCGGTGTTCATCACCACCACTTCCAGCATGGACGTGGACCGGCTCAACGCCGAAAACCTGGGCGTGAGCGGCTACATCCTCAAGCCCCTGGACTTTGAAACCAGCACCGACCTGGCCGACAGCCTGAGTTTGCTGGAAAAGTTGCTGAATTAACTTTTGCCGCTTGCAGGGCCTTCCAGAAACCTCGCTTAGCACCGAGGAACTGCGACCTATGCAAATAGATACTAGACTTATAATGAAGCGCTTGGAGCGAAATTGAGCTAAAATGGCAGGCCCTTGCTATCGCCAAGAACGACACCTTTGGCCGGGGCCGACGGCTGGTTGTTTATTTGAACCTCACGCAGGAAGAACGGAATTCACACGCATTACCTTTCGTTTGCGTTTCGGCAAAAAAGCTGATGCTCTAGGGGAGCTTTGTGGTACTGGTCTGGCATATTTGTTGGGCGTTGGTACCTTGTTCAGCCCCACTGACATTCCTTCCGTTCTTCATATGAGAATTCCTATCTTTTTTCCGGCACTGGCCTTGGTATTACTCGGAGGGCGCGCAGCCCAGGCCCAGGACGTGGGCCCGCGCCAACTGGGCGCGCCACCCACCATGCCACCGCCGGCCAGGCCCCGCACGGCGCCGGCTCCCCGCCAGCTGGATGCAGTGCCCGTGGCCCCGCCCGACACCACGCGCCGCGCCACGGTAACCACGCCCCTGCCCGGCCCCATGTCGGCTCCCGCGCCGGTGTACGCCCCTACCCCACCCGGCCGGCTGCCGGGCAACAATACCCGGGCGGCCCGCTTCCAGGTAGGCCTGAAGAACGGCTTGGTGTACAACGCCTCGGATGTGGAGACGAAGACGCCGCTGTTTGGGCGCTCTTACCTGCTGCTGGATGGGCAGCGCAAGTTTGATTTGAACGAAGTCGGCTTTTACGAAGACGAAACGGGGCATTACGTGCGCACCACGTTGCCCGGCTCGTCGCGTGAGAGCACGCTGCGGCGCGACAAAACCGGCCGCATCAGCCTGTATTCCATCACCACGTCTCAGTACAGCTCCGGCCCCGGCGGGTTTGGCTACCCGGGCTACGGGGGCTATGGCTACGGCGGGTACGGCATGGGGGGCATGGGATACCCCTACAACGGCTACCGCACCGTCAAAACCGAATACTTCTCCAAAGACAACGGCCCCATCCAAAGCCTGAGCACCCGCAACCTGATGCTCGCAACCAGCGACAACGCCGGCGCCCAGCAGCTGCTCATGGAGTCGCGCCGCTACCAGCAAATCACCGTGGGCAGCTACGTGGTGGGCGGCGGCCTGCTGATAGCGGGCTTGCTGCAATCGCTGCAGCCCACTGACAACGGCCGGTCTATCTCGCCGATGGTGTACGCGGCCATTCCGGTGCTCATCGTGCCCATTGTGCTTCAAAGCAAGCAAGCCAGCAACCAGCGCCAAGCCATTGCCCTGTACAACGCCGGGAAATAACGCTGGCGGCGCTTCGCTGAATGAGGAATGAGGAATGAGGAATGAGGAATGAGGAATGAGGAATGAGGAATGAGGAATGAGGAATGAGGAATGAGGAATGAGGAAGTTCGGGCACTTTAGCTCAATTCCAATTCTCCATTCCTCATTATTTTTAATTAAGCGAAGCGTAAAGCAACCCCTGGGCTGGCTGCGTGCGTAGGTCTGGCATGAAGCCTACTGCCGCGTCTCTTACTTCCGAAGCTCTTGCCGCTGATTTTGCCGCCCGCCAGGCCAAGGCCCTGCTGGTGCACGAGCGGCTGTGTGCCGAATACGGGGCGCCATTCCGCTTTTTCAGCACCAAAGACCCGCTGAGCGAACTGGTGAGTGCCCTGCTCTCGCACCGCACCAAAAACGCCGATTCGCACCGGGCATACCAGGAACTACGGGCTACGTTTCCGGCCTGGGAGGACGTGCGAGATGCGCCGACCGAAGCCGTGCAGCACGCCATTCGGGCCTGCACCTGGCCCGAGCAGAAGGCCCCGCGCATTCAGGCCGTGCTGCGCGAAATCAGCGAGCGCTGCGGCACCGATGCCCCGTGCTCGCTGGATTTCCTCGCCGAAATGCCCATTCCCGAAGCGCGGGCCTGGCTGGAAAGCATCAGCGGCGTGGGGCCGAAAACCAGCGCCGCCACCCTCCTATTCAGCTCCCTGCGCATTCCGGCCATGCCCGTGGATAGCCACCACCACCGCGTGGCCCAGCGCCTGGCCCTCATTGGGCCGAAGGTGGGCGAAGGCCCGGCCCACAAGCTGCTCGAAGCCCTGCTGCCCCCGGGCTGGGATGCCCAGCAGGTGTACGACCACCACGAGGCGCTCATGTTTCACGGGCAGAAATGCTGCTACTTTAGTGCGCCCGCCTGCCACCGCTGCGTGGTGCTGGACCAGTGCCCCTTCGGGCAGGCCCGGCTGGCGGCATCCAGTTCTCCGGCGGCCTAAATTCCATGTTTATTATACACCTGCGCGCCAAGCCCGGGGCCAAAACCACGGCGTTGCAAGTAGCCGCCAACGGCTCCGTGACCGTTCGCCTGAAGGCCCCCGCTCAGGACGGCAAGGCCAATGCCTGCCTGCTGGCCTACTTAGCCGAGGTATTTGGCGTGAGCAAAAACAGCGTGGAGCTGCTGAGTGGGCACACCGCGCCGATTAAGAAAATCCGCATTGAGGGCGTGGACGAGGCGGCCGGTCAGGCCGTATTGGCTCGGCTGCAAGCGGCCTCCTGAGCCAGGGTTGCCACTGTTTCAGGGCTTGAGCTGCTGCAGCAACGCCCACCCTTCGGGCCAGTCGTGCAGGTGGGAGTCAGAATTGAGGTGTCCGCGGGCACCGGCGTTGACCAACCGGCTGCCCCAGGCGTCGGCAAAAAAGCGCGCCCGCGCCAGGGTCACGTATTCGTCGTTGGTGCTGGCTACCACAATGCTGGGAAACGGCAGGCGCTGCAAGGCCAGGGGCGCAAATCCGGTGGCCCCGGCGGGGAAGTCGGGCCGTTCGGCATCGGCGGGGGCCACCAGCAGGGCGCCGGCTACGCGGGAGGCATCGTGAGTGGCGGCCCAATGCGCTACCGTGGGGCAGGCCAGGCTGTGCGCTGCCAGCAGCACCGGGCCCGGGGACTGGCAAATGGCGTGGTGGAGCTGCCGGACCCAATTGGCACACACGGGCTGGTCCCATTCCGCCTGCTCTACGCGCTGGCAGTGGTGCAGCTGCTCCCACCGGCTTTGCCAGTGCAGCGGCCCGGAGCTGCCCAGGCCCGGCACGGTCAGAATGGTTGGTTTTTCGGTGTTCATCTGCGCCAGCCTTTGGGGTTATTCGGCAATTATTTCTTGCGTTTCCAGCGGTAATATTTCCGGTACCACGTCGAGGTTTTTTTGAATAGACTGCTCGCGCTTTCGTTCGGAAACATGTTTATCCGAAACACCTGCATGCGGTCGTCTTCGAGGTGCATGCCGCCGGTGTCGGTGGAAACGCCCAGCGTAAATCCGGCTTCCCGCACCGCCTTTTTCACGGTGTCGTTGCTGTCGCCGTACGGATAGGCGAAGCTCACAATTTGGGTTTGCAGGGTAGCCTCTAATTCCGCTTTGCTGCGTTGAATTTCCTGGGCGGCTTCGGATGGTGGCAGCGTGGTGAGGCGCAGGTGCGACATGGTGTGCGCCCCAATTTCCCAGCCTGCGGCCACGAACGCACGCTTTTGGGCCAGGTCCATTATTTCGGAACGCGGCTCGGTGGGGTCGGCGGCCAGGTCCCACTGGTTGTGCCGAACTTCAAAATCGCCGAGCAAATACATAACGCCCCGGTAGCCGTATTGCTGCATCAGCGGCAGCAGGTTGGTGTAATTGTCGGTGTAGCCGTCGTCGAAAGTTAAGATGATGGGCCGCGCGGGAAATTGAGCTAACGGCAATTCGCCGTTGGCAAATTTCAGATAGTCGGCAAAGGTTATGGGCGTTAATTTCTGCTTCTGGAAATACGCCAGGTGCTTTTCAAAATTCTCTTTGGTGACGTAAATCTTGTGCTTGGTTTCGAGCGGCGCGTCGGGGATTTTGTGGTACATCAGCACTGGGATAAAATCCGGGGCGGCTTTGCGCATGCGCGCTTCGCGGTATACCTCGAGCACCCGCGTGGCTACCGTGGCCAGGTCGTAATGTACCCTCACGCGCTGCTGCAATTCTGCCGTTACTGGTTGCGGGGCCTGCAGAAAGGCTTGGGCATCTTCCAGGATGGCAGCCCAATCAACCGCTGGCGAAGCTACCTGCGCCGAAATGTCTCCGAAATTTGAAGCGGCCGCCGCGGCAAAAGTGTCATCGGTTACCAGGCCTTCGTAGCTGGCTTCGCCCAGCGCCAGCACGGACCGGCCCGCGCCCAGGGCCTCGATGGCCACCCGCCCGGCCCCGATGACCAGCGCGGTGCGGGCCAGCCAACCAGGCACATCCTTCGTGAAGCCCACCACTTCTACCCGCTCTCCAAATTCACCCTGCAGCTGCTCCAAGGCAGTTTTTCCAGCGGCCGGCAACTGCTCCAGCTCACCGCCAATCAGCGCCACCCGCAGCTGCGGAAACTCCCGAAGCAGCTCCGGAAAAACCTGCTGCAACAGGGCAGCCGCCCGCTCGCCTTTGCCTCCATTAAACCGCCCGATAAACGCGACCCGCAACGGCTGGGTTAATGAAGAATTAAGAATGAGGAATGAAGAATTGCCAGACGACAACTCTTCATTCCTCATTCTTAATTCTTCATTCAATTTTGGCGCAGCGCCAAAATTGACCCCGTTGGGAATCTCCACAATTTTGGACGCGGCCATCTTCACTTCGGTCACCAAATGCTCGCGCAGATTGCCGCAAATGGCGATGACCTTATCCCCGTAGATGTCGAACAGTGAGGTGGAAGCATGCAGGTGCTGGCGGCCGTGCACGGTGCTCACCAGCGGGATTTTAATGCCGCGAAGGGCGAAGTAGCTCACCCAGCTGGCTGCGCGGGCATGAGCATGCACCACATCAATGTTCTCCTGCCGAACGAGCTGCCGGATAAAACGGGCATTGCGCAGCCGCTGCGCGTAGCGGCGGTTGCTGATGGGCGCCACGACCTGCGTGGCGCCGGTGGGCAGCTGGTCGGATTCGGAGAGCATCCACACCTGGTGGCCCTGGGCGCGGTGGGCCTCTGCCAGCTGCACGGCATAGGCCACGGAGCCCGCAAAGAACTCAGCCGAAAGAACGTGGAGAATGCGCATCCAGCAAAGGTATTGCCTGCCGGAAGGTCGTGCTAAGCGTAGCCGAAACATCCCTGCCGCTTCGTTGCAGCGAAGGGAGGGTGCTCACCAGGTAGAACTCACTCTCCTGGCAGGAATGCTTCGGCTGCGCTGTGCAGGGCAGGCATGGCGGTGCCCGGTCGCGTTAGCGCAGTGCGCGGCCGGCCACGTTTTCCATGTATTTCTGGCCGCTGCCGGTGTTCAGCAGCAGAATCTTCTCGTCGCGCTGCAGCCAGCCGGTGGCCAGCAGCTGGCGGGTAGCCATCCATACGGCGGCGCCTTCGGGGGCCACAAACAGGCCTTCCTGCTGGCCGAGGTCGCGCATGCCGGCCAGCATGTCTTCCTCGCTAACGCTCACCACCGTGCCGTTGGACTCGCGCAGCACGCGCAGCATCATGGCTTCGCCAAGGGGGTGCGGCACGGCTAGGCCGTTGGCCAGCGTGGCGCTACCCTGGTAGCTGTGGCAGTTGGGCTGGCGGCCGGCGTAGGTTTCCAGCAGGGGGCAGCAGTTTTGGGCTTGCACGGCCACCATGCGCGGCAGCCGCGTTTCGGGCGCCAGCCAGCCCAGGGCCTTCATTTCCTGGAAGGCTTTCCAGATGCCAATGAGGCCGGTGCCGCCGCCGGCGGGGTAGAGCAGCACGTCGGGCAGCTGCCAGTTGAGCTGCTCGGCGATTTCGTAGCCCATGGTTTTCTTGCCTTCGAGGCGGTAGGGCTCCTTCAGGGTCGAGATGTCGAGCAGGGCGCCGTCGGCGTTGCGCTGGCGCACGCGGGCGCCGCAGTCGCTGATGAGGCCATCGACCAGCTCCACTTCGGCACCGTACCAGTAGCACTCTTCTTTGAAAGCCATGGGGGTGTGGCGCGGCATTACCACTACGGCCCGGAGGCCGGCGCGGGCGCAGTAAGCGGCCATGGCCACGCCGGCATTGCCGGCCGTGGGAATGATGCAGCCGTCTACGCCCAGCTCTTTGGCTTTGGATACGGCCATGCTGAGGCCGCGCGCTTTAAACGAACCGGTGGGATTCTGGCCTTCGTCCTTCAGCAGAAGGGAGGACAGCTCGTGGCGCGCGGCCAAGCGGGGCAGGTTGAGCATGGGGGTCATGCCTTCGCCCAGGGTCACTTTGTTTTCGTCGTGCAGCAGGGGCAGCAGGGCGCCGTAGCGCCACATCGACGTATCGGCCTGGTCGATAACGTCGCGGCTCAGGGGCTCGTGCAGGTCATAATCGGCCACGAGAGGCAGGTTGCAGCAGGTGGAAACCCGTTGCAGGTCGAAGGCAGAGTGCGGAGTGCCGCAGGCCGAGCAGTGCAGTGCGGCTAAGCGCGAGAGGGATTCGGAGGCTACCAGTTTCATACGGCAAAGTACGGGAGGGGCCTGCCCGCGGTATGCCTTTTAGGGATGGGTTTTTGGAATAGGCTATGCCTTCTGGGAATAGTAGCGCTTGGTAAAAAGCAGAAAATCCTTGTAAGGCGCGTTGTTCTCAGTACCCTTGCGCTGAATAAAGTTGAACTCCCTTTTCAAGGGAAAATTATTGATTTTCACTTCTGAAAACTCGCCCGAGGCCAGCTCTTTCGTCACGGCCTGGCGGGGCAAAAAAGCCAGGCAGCTATCCACCCGCACAAAGTTCTTGAGGGCTTCGGTGCCGCCCATGCGCACGCGTACCGGTAGGGCCGCCAGCTTGATACGGTGCCGGGCCAGAGCCTCTTCCAACACAGCCAGCGTGCCGGAGCCATCCTCGCGCAGGGCCAGCGGCGTGGTAAGCAGGTCGTGCACTTCGAGGGTGCGGTGTTCGAGCGGGTTGTGGGCGGCGCACACGGCCACCACGTCGTCGGTGAGCAGGGGCGTGTAGGTCACGTTGCTCACTTTGTGGATGCCTTCGATGATGCCCAGCTCAATTTCGTGGTCGAGCAGGGCGCGCAGGATGTTGTCGGAGTTGCGGTTTTTGAGGCTGAGCTGGCGGTTGGGGTGCAGGCGCAGGTAAGCCGAGACCACGGGCGGCAGCACGTAGAGCGAAATGGTGGTGCTGGCCCCAATCAGCAAGTGCATGGCCGGCGCGAAGGCCGTGCTCAGCTCGCTCATTTCCTGGTGCAGCTCCTGCTGCAGCTGCTTGGCCTGCAGCAGCTTTTGGTAGAGCTTCAGGCCGGCGGGCGTGAGCTGAATGCTGCTGCCCATGCGCTCAAACAGGCCGGTTTTGTAGTGCTCCTCCAGCGCCTTCACCTGCTTGCTCACAGCCGACTGGCTGATGAACAAAGCCTGGCTGGCTTTAGTGAAACTGAGCCGTTGGGCTACTTCGAGAAAAACTTCGTGCGGATGGGAGAGCAAGGGAATCAGGGTTATGAATGAACAGCACGTCATGCTGAGCGGAGCCGAAGCATCTCGCCAACGCAAGTAACTCAATCAATGAAATTACTACCCCGAGCGAGATGCTTCGGCTCCGCTCAGCATGACGTGCTTTATATCTGCTGTTACTTCGCCTCTACAACCCCAGCAGAGCTCCGAATGCGCCATCTACCACCTGGGCCATGCGCGGGAAATCGAGTGTTTCGATGGTATCCGATTTCTGGTGATAGTGGGGGTTGCGCAGAAAAGACGTGTCGTTAATCATCACGGCGTTGTAGCCCTGGGCCCAGTAGTTGCGGTGGTCGGATAATCCGGCCAGGCCGCCCAGAGCTTCGGGCAAGTTGATGCGCTGCACGTCGAGGGTGCCGGCGTGGGGCTGCATCAGGGCCTGCACTTGCTGCGTGAAAGCTTCCTGGCCGGTTTTGCCCACGACGACGATGAAGTTGCCGGTGCTGGGGTACAGCTGGGCCAGGGCTTCGTTGGGGAAGCTTTGCGAGTTGGGCTCGTCGCTGAAGTAGCCTATCATTTCGTAGCACAGCATGCCGCGCACCTTGGCTTTGGCGGCGTGCAGGGCGCGGGCGTGCACGGCGCTGCCCATGTGCTCGGTGGCGAAGTAGGGCGGCTCCTCGTTGGCATAAGCGACAAAATCGATGCGGTGCCGGAGCGGCGCCCGGCTCAGGTGGAGCAGGCGGGCGGTTTCGAGCAGGCCGGCCACGGCGCTGGCATTGTCGTCGGCGCCGGGCTGGTCGCCGCACACGTCGTAGTGCGCGCCCACGATGAGGCGCTCGGCCTCGGGCGGACCGAAAGAGGCGATGATGTTGCGGTAGCGCCGGCCATCGGCCAGGAAGGCCTGCTCCGAAACGGTGGTTTGGAGCTTTTCAAAGCAGCCCTTGATGTAGTCGGCCGCCTTGTTCAAGGACTGCAGGTTGTGGCAATTGCGGGCCGGGTGCAGGTTGGTGAGAAAGGCAACGTCGGCATGGAGGCGGCTTTGGTCGGCGGGCATAGCAAGCGGGGCGGGATGGACTCGCAAAACTATACGGTAGCGAAAGCAAGCGGTGGGTTAGTTGAGCTTAATAAAAGTGG
This region of Hymenobacter sedentarius genomic DNA includes:
- a CDS encoding DUF167 domain-containing protein gives rise to the protein MFIIHLRAKPGAKTTALQVAANGSVTVRLKAPAQDGKANACLLAYLAEVFGVSKNSVELLSGHTAPIKKIRIEGVDEAAGQAVLARLQAAS
- a CDS encoding endonuclease III domain-containing protein, which translates into the protein MKPTAASLTSEALAADFAARQAKALLVHERLCAEYGAPFRFFSTKDPLSELVSALLSHRTKNADSHRAYQELRATFPAWEDVRDAPTEAVQHAIRACTWPEQKAPRIQAVLREISERCGTDAPCSLDFLAEMPIPEARAWLESISGVGPKTSAATLLFSSLRIPAMPVDSHHHRVAQRLALIGPKVGEGPAHKLLEALLPPGWDAQQVYDHHEALMFHGQKCCYFSAPACHRCVVLDQCPFGQARLAASSSPAA
- a CDS encoding LysR family transcriptional regulator, which gives rise to MLSHPHEVFLEVAQRLSFTKASQALFISQSAVSKQVKALEEHYKTGLFERMGSSIQLTPAGLKLYQKLLQAKQLQQELHQEMSELSTAFAPAMHLLIGASTTISLYVLPPVVSAYLRLHPNRQLSLKNRNSDNILRALLDHEIELGIIEGIHKVSNVTYTPLLTDDVVAVCAAHNPLEHRTLEVHDLLTTPLALREDGSGTLAVLEEALARHRIKLAALPVRVRMGGTEALKNFVRVDSCLAFLPRQAVTKELASGEFSEVKINNFPLKREFNFIQRKGTENNAPYKDFLLFTKRYYSQKA
- a CDS encoding threonine synthase, encoding MKLVASESLSRLAALHCSACGTPHSAFDLQRVSTCCNLPLVADYDLHEPLSRDVIDQADTSMWRYGALLPLLHDENKVTLGEGMTPMLNLPRLAARHELSSLLLKDEGQNPTGSFKARGLSMAVSKAKELGVDGCIIPTAGNAGVAMAAYCARAGLRAVVVMPRHTPMAFKEECYWYGAEVELVDGLISDCGARVRQRNADGALLDISTLKEPYRLEGKKTMGYEIAEQLNWQLPDVLLYPAGGGTGLIGIWKAFQEMKALGWLAPETRLPRMVAVQAQNCCPLLETYAGRQPNCHSYQGSATLANGLAVPHPLGEAMMLRVLRESNGTVVSVSEEDMLAGMRDLGQQEGLFVAPEGAAVWMATRQLLATGWLQRDEKILLLNTGSGQKYMENVAGRALR
- a CDS encoding response regulator, which gives rise to MRSVLLVEDDIFDTMTAEKSFAKFNVPHQLHTAFNGEEALDLLLGRNGAEPLRPLPEVILLDLNMPRMNGIEFLTELRANPEFQHIPVFITTTSSMDVDRLNAENLGVSGYILKPLDFETSTDLADSLSLLEKLLN
- a CDS encoding M28 family peptidase; the encoded protein is MPADQSRLHADVAFLTNLHPARNCHNLQSLNKAADYIKGCFEKLQTTVSEQAFLADGRRYRNIIASFGPPEAERLIVGAHYDVCGDQPGADDNASAVAGLLETARLLHLSRAPLRHRIDFVAYANEEPPYFATEHMGSAVHARALHAAKAKVRGMLCYEMIGYFSDEPNSQSFPNEALAQLYPSTGNFIVVVGKTGQEAFTQQVQALMQPHAGTLDVQRINLPEALGGLAGLSDHRNYWAQGYNAVMINDTSFLRNPHYHQKSDTIETLDFPRMAQVVDGAFGALLGL
- a CDS encoding polysaccharide deacetylase family protein yields the protein MRILHVLSAEFFAGSVAYAVQLAEAHRAQGHQVWMLSESDQLPTGATQVVAPISNRRYAQRLRNARFIRQLVRQENIDVVHAHARAASWVSYFALRGIKIPLVSTVHGRQHLHASTSLFDIYGDKVIAICGNLREHLVTEVKMAASKIVEIPNGVNFGAAPKLNEELRMRNEELSSGNSSFLILNSSLTQPLRVAFIGRFNGGKGERAAALLQQVFPELLREFPQLRVALIGGELEQLPAAGKTALEQLQGEFGERVEVVGFTKDVPGWLARTALVIGAGRVAIEALGAGRSVLALGEASYEGLVTDDTFAAAAASNFGDISAQVASPAVDWAAILEDAQAFLQAPQPVTAELQQRVRVHYDLATVATRVLEVYREARMRKAAPDFIPVLMYHKIPDAPLETKHKIYVTKENFEKHLAYFQKQKLTPITFADYLKFANGELPLAQFPARPIILTFDDGYTDNYTNLLPLMQQYGYRGVMYLLGDFEVRHNQWDLAADPTEPRSEIMDLAQKRAFVAAGWEIGAHTMSHLRLTTLPPSEAAQEIQRSKAELEATLQTQIVSFAYPYGDSNDTVKKAVREAGFTLGVSTDTGGMHLEDDRMQVFRINMFPNESASSLFKKTSTWYRKYYRWKRKK
- a CDS encoding RBBP9/YdeN family alpha/beta hydrolase, translating into MNTEKPTILTVPGLGSSGPLHWQSRWEQLHHCQRVEQAEWDQPVCANWVRQLHHAICQSPGPVLLAAHSLACPTVAHWAATHDASRVAGALLVAPADAERPDFPAGATGFAPLALQRLPFPSIVVASTNDEYVTLARARFFADAWGSRLVNAGARGHLNSDSHLHDWPEGWALLQQLKP